Below is a window of Edaphobacter bradus DNA.
CGCGCAGACGAGACCCGCAGGAATGATGCAGATGAAGGTCACCACCAGCAGTATCGCGCCGCACGCCGTCGCCGCTTCAATCGGCGCGCCATAGAACGCATGCATCGCCGTCGCCGTCACGGCAATCTGTGTGAACCACCCCACAATCGGCAGTTGCAGCGCCGAGCCGCCGATGCTCGCCGCCATCAGCAGCATCGTCCGCGAAAACGTCAGCCCCGCCAGCTCCGGAGTCTCCACGAACGCATGCGCCGTCTGCACATACGCCGACCCGATCATGCCCCACATCGCCAGCGAGATCGCCGCTACCACCAAAAACTCCCGCACCGAACTCAGCGCATTCAGCCCATCGCGAAAGCCCGTGATCTTCTCTGCAATCGACTCGGCTACCGGCTTTGACAGCGGCCTCAGCGCCACCTCGGCGAACCTCGCCACCGCGCCTCCCGCCACGCGCACCACCGCGGCAAACACGGCAATCGCCAGCGTCAACGCTAGGCTCACCACTCCTGCTCGCACAAACACCTCATGGTGTGGCAGGTCCTTCGGAGTGAAGGCCAGCGCGCTCGAAAAGATCAGCGCCGCCGCCCCCAGGTCGAACATCCTCTCGATCGTGTACACCGCCACCTGTGAGCTCAGCGGCAGCGAAATCCTTCGCGCCACCAGGTACGGCCGGGTCAGATCGGCCAGACGTCCAAACACCGCCACCGCGGTAAACCCGATGAACTGCGGGCCCAGCAGCGACTTCGCCGGAACCTTCTTCGTCGGAGACACAAACACGCTCCACCGCACCGCCCGCAGCCAGT
It encodes the following:
- a CDS encoding lysylphosphatidylglycerol synthase transmembrane domain-containing protein: MKKRGGALWVGVVVVLAIIVIVFRDRIHFDWGAFWQQLRHASVGHIVAGIALIYATYWLRAVRWSVFVSPTKKVPAKSLLGPQFIGFTAVAVFGRLADLTRPYLVARRISLPLSSQVAVYTIERMFDLGAAALIFSSALAFTPKDLPHHEVFVRAGVVSLALTLAIAVFAAVVRVAGGAVARFAEVALRPLSKPVAESIAEKITGFRDGLNALSSVREFLVVAAISLAMWGMIGSAYVQTAHAFVETPELAGLTFSRTMLLMAASIGGSALQLPIVGWFTQIAVTATAMHAFYGAPIEAATACGAILLVVTFICIIPAGLVCARLEHVSLKRVTEESEAAAGEQSLAQ